TATTTTTCACTTTGAAAATCAATGTTAGAGAATCTAACTAAATCATTTTAGTGCTTGAATAGCTATATTTCGATATTTAATATCAAGCTTTTACCTTACGGCAAAATATCTAAGTATTATTTTTTGTGTAAGTCTCAAAAACTTTTCTAATTTTACGCCCTTAATTCAAATGAAATAAATAATGGAATTTTTAGAAGTATTTTCATCAGCCGATGCTTGGATAGCACTCTTAACGCTGACCTTTTTAGAAATAGTATTGGGGATAGATAACATTGTTTTCATCTCTATAGTATCTAATAAAATAGAACCGAAAGATCAAAGAAAAGCAAGAAATATAGGACTTGTATTGGCAATGGTTTTTAGAATTGCTCTTTTGTTTGGTATCAAGTGGGTGGTTAGCCTTAATAGTGAGCTGTTTGGGGTTCATTTGTCTTGGTTCCATGGTAGTGTTACGGGGCAAAGTTTAATTATATTTATAGGAGGATTGTTTTTGCTTTACAAATCCGTATCAGAAATTCACCATAAACTAGAAGGGGAGGAAGAACTTAAAGTTTCAGGCACAGGTAAAACCTCTTTAGGCTCAGCTATCGCACAGATAGCTGCACTTAACTTGGTGTTTTCTTTTGATAGTATCCTTACAGCGGTAGGTTTGGTAAGTTTTAATCAGTATGGGGAGGCTGGAGCGTTAACGATAATGATTTTGGCAGTAGTGATTTCAGTAGTGATTATGATGGCATTTGCAGGCCCTGTAAGTAATTTTGTTAATCAGCATCCTACTATTCAGATTTTGGGGCTTTCGTTCCTTATTT
The genomic region above belongs to Riemerella anatipestifer and contains:
- a CDS encoding TerC family protein; its protein translation is MEFLEVFSSADAWIALLTLTFLEIVLGIDNIVFISIVSNKIEPKDQRKARNIGLVLAMVFRIALLFGIKWVVSLNSELFGVHLSWFHGSVTGQSLIIFIGGLFLLYKSVSEIHHKLEGEEELKVSGTGKTSLGSAIAQIAALNLVFSFDSILTAVGLVSFNQYGEAGALTIMILAVVISVVIMMAFAGPVSNFVNQHPTIQILGLSFLILIGVMLLAEASHLGHFSLFDQEVGVIPKGYLYFAIFFSLAVEFINMKLRKKGKPVELHNSEKIDQL